In Xanthomonas sp. SI, the following are encoded in one genomic region:
- a CDS encoding beta-ketoacyl-ACP synthase III: MSKRIYSRIAGTGSYLPEKVLTNDDLSHMVDTSDEWIRSRTGIRERHIAAPGQTAGDLGYEAALKAIEAAGIEVAALDMIVVGTTTPDLIFPSTACLIQARLGAVGCAALDVNAACSGFVYALSVADKFIRCGDAKTVLVIGTETLSRIVDWTERTTCVLFGDGAGAVVLRADEDTGILSTHLHADGSKKELLWNPVGISTGLGDGTGDASAGGIQMKGSEVFKYAVKALDAVVDETLDANGLNKGDLDWLIPHQANLRIIEATAKRLELSMEQVVVTVDIHGNTSSASVPMALDVAVRSGRVQRGQLLLLEAFGGGFTWGSALLRY, from the coding sequence ATGAGCAAGCGGATCTATTCCAGGATCGCGGGCACCGGTAGCTATTTGCCTGAAAAAGTGTTGACCAACGACGATCTGTCGCACATGGTCGATACCAGCGACGAATGGATCCGCAGCCGTACCGGCATCCGCGAGCGGCACATCGCCGCGCCGGGGCAGACCGCCGGTGATCTCGGCTACGAAGCCGCGTTGAAGGCGATCGAGGCGGCCGGCATCGAGGTCGCCGCGCTCGACATGATCGTCGTCGGCACCACCACCCCGGATCTGATCTTCCCGTCCACCGCCTGCCTGATCCAGGCGCGGCTGGGCGCGGTCGGTTGCGCCGCGTTGGACGTCAACGCCGCCTGCTCGGGCTTCGTCTACGCGCTCAGCGTGGCCGACAAGTTCATCCGCTGCGGCGACGCCAAGACCGTGCTGGTGATCGGCACCGAGACCCTCAGCCGCATCGTCGACTGGACCGAGCGCACCACCTGCGTGCTGTTCGGCGACGGCGCCGGTGCGGTGGTCCTGCGCGCCGACGAAGACACCGGCATCCTCAGCACCCATCTGCATGCCGACGGCAGCAAGAAGGAACTGCTGTGGAATCCGGTCGGCATCTCCACCGGGCTCGGCGACGGCACCGGCGACGCCTCCGCCGGCGGCATCCAGATGAAGGGCAGCGAGGTGTTCAAGTACGCGGTCAAGGCGCTGGACGCGGTGGTCGACGAGACCCTCGACGCCAACGGCCTGAACAAGGGCGACCTGGACTGGCTGATCCCGCACCAGGCCAACCTGCGCATCATCGAAGCCACCGCCAAGCGCCTGGAGCTGTCGATGGAGCAGGTGGTGGTGACGGTGGACATCCACGGCAACACCTCGTCCGCCTCGGTGCCGATGGCGCTGGACGTGGCGGTGCGTTCCGGCCGCGTGCAGCGCGGCCAGCTGCTGCTGCTGGAAGCCTTCGGCGGCGGCTTCACCTGGGGCTCGGCGCTGCTGCGCTACTGA
- the rpmF gene encoding 50S ribosomal protein L32, which translates to MAVQKSRVTPSRRGQRRSHDALSAKQLSTDPTSGEIHLRHHITADGYYRGKKVIVTKTSQVEED; encoded by the coding sequence ATGGCTGTGCAGAAATCCCGTGTCACCCCGTCCCGCCGCGGCCAGCGCCGTTCGCACGACGCCCTCAGCGCCAAGCAGCTGTCGACCGACCCGACCAGCGGCGAGATCCACCTGCGCCACCACATCACCGCCGACGGCTACTACCGCGGCAAGAAGGTGATCGTCACCAAGACCTCGCAGGTCGAAGAAGATTGA
- a CDS encoding YceD family protein, whose protein sequence is MSANVPELLDAWRMVAARRVFEDRLPLSAMTRLQGSLADTEGECRYTLEFGRDAVLQVSYVELTLETELPLICQRSLQRFLLPVSSVQRLGLIRSEAEEAALPPEYEALLVPDDGMLRPADLVEDELVLAVPLVPVAPGSEAVEQDWPATEEEVSKANPFAALAALKKQ, encoded by the coding sequence ATGTCCGCGAACGTGCCCGAACTGTTGGATGCCTGGCGGATGGTCGCAGCGCGCAGGGTCTTCGAAGACCGTCTGCCGCTCTCGGCGATGACCCGTCTGCAAGGCAGTCTGGCCGATACCGAAGGCGAATGCCGCTACACGCTGGAATTCGGCCGCGACGCTGTACTGCAAGTGTCCTACGTCGAACTGACGCTCGAAACCGAGCTGCCGCTGATCTGTCAGCGCAGCCTGCAGCGCTTCCTGCTGCCGGTGTCCAGCGTACAGCGGCTGGGGCTGATTCGCAGCGAGGCCGAAGAGGCCGCGCTGCCGCCGGAGTACGAGGCCTTGCTGGTGCCGGACGACGGCATGCTGCGGCCCGCCGATCTGGTCGAGGACGAGTTGGTGCTGGCGGTTCCGCTGGTGCCGGTGGCGCCCGGAAGCGAGGCGGTCGAACAGGACTGGCCGGCGACCGAGGAAGAGGTGAGCAAGGCCAACCCGTTCGCGGCGTTGGCGGCGCTGAAGAAACAGTAG
- a CDS encoding Maf family nucleotide pyrophosphatase: protein MPRLILASTSVYRRELLQRLRLPFDSARPQVEETPLPGEAPLALAQRLARAKAAAVAAGAADAWVIGSDQVAELDGQPLGKPGHAEVAQAQLAAMSGRSVRFHTAVCLLRGERALQLCDLTEVRFRVLQAEEIARYVAAEQPLDCAGSFKCEGLGISLFSAIHSQDPTALVGLPLIGLAGLLREAGYVLP from the coding sequence ATGCCGCGCCTGATCCTGGCCTCCACCTCCGTCTATCGTCGCGAGCTGCTGCAGCGCCTGCGCCTGCCGTTCGACAGCGCCCGCCCGCAGGTCGAGGAGACGCCGCTGCCCGGGGAAGCGCCGCTGGCGCTGGCGCAGCGCCTGGCGCGGGCCAAGGCCGCGGCGGTGGCCGCCGGCGCCGCCGATGCCTGGGTGATCGGCTCCGACCAGGTCGCCGAACTCGATGGCCAGCCGCTGGGCAAGCCCGGCCATGCCGAGGTCGCGCAGGCGCAGCTGGCGGCGATGTCCGGACGCAGCGTGCGCTTCCATACCGCGGTGTGCCTGCTGCGCGGCGAACGGGCGCTGCAGCTGTGCGACCTGACCGAAGTGCGCTTCCGCGTGCTGCAGGCCGAGGAGATCGCCCGCTACGTCGCCGCCGAGCAGCCGCTGGACTGCGCCGGCAGCTTCAAGTGCGAAGGCCTGGGCATCAGCCTGTTCAGCGCGATCCACAGCCAGGACCCGACCGCGCTGGTCGGGCTGCCGCTGATCGGCCTGGCCGGGCTGCTGCGCGAGGCCGGCTACGTGCTGCCCTGA
- a CDS encoding glycosyltransferase 87 family protein, translating to MSAASAAVPGPSRRQRLLRALDRRFAFHSRGDVIAAGIAVALLGGLLSLLLGQDANWDLRNYHLYNGYAALHGRLGTDLAPAQLQSYFNPLLDVLHYALMTGLPAPLAGFAMGALHALAFLLLAGIVWQVLDPRLDRARLAPWLALAGMCSAAFLSEFAGTMADNSSALPVLGALLAALHAQRRQQAAGQGVAVAWWALAGALLGLALACKLTNASFALALGVAALVAGGRMRQRVGGAAVLTVVTVLGFAVLAGPWLLGVWKAFGNPLFPQFNSHFLAPLAQPVALSDTRWLPQGWLQWLSWPLHFSFAPNRVSEVALRQIVWPLLYLVGLATLLRFALRRPPRPAVASDVVAPAWRALLVFFVVAYLAWQSVFSIQRYLVVPELLAPLLLWVGLRRLLPARIAAPAARWALIACALVAIQGWGDWGHERWARAAFRVQAPSMPQPARSLVLLVGDVPQSWRIPFLPAQAAYASVASNFPESPAYAERVQALLAERGQGYALLPATVDRNVARLQRLNALAARLGLDRGPDCRLMRRLAHRPVRAAVTEHDGRCQWTILPERAIDIAAGDREALALADRQLAGYGLALQLDTCAVHESWVGQARFPYQWCRVGRR from the coding sequence ATGAGTGCGGCAAGCGCCGCAGTGCCGGGTCCGAGCCGCCGCCAGCGCCTGCTGCGCGCGCTGGATCGCCGCTTCGCCTTCCACAGCCGCGGCGACGTGATCGCCGCCGGCATCGCGGTGGCGCTGCTCGGCGGCCTGCTGTCGCTGCTGCTGGGCCAGGACGCCAACTGGGATCTGCGCAATTACCACCTGTACAACGGCTATGCCGCGCTGCACGGCCGCCTCGGCACGGACCTGGCGCCGGCGCAGTTGCAGAGCTACTTCAATCCGTTGCTGGACGTGCTGCACTACGCGCTGATGACCGGCCTGCCGGCGCCGCTGGCGGGCTTCGCGATGGGCGCGCTGCACGCGCTGGCGTTCCTGCTGCTGGCCGGCATCGTCTGGCAGGTGCTGGATCCGCGCCTGGATCGGGCGCGGTTGGCGCCGTGGCTGGCCCTGGCCGGCATGTGCAGCGCTGCGTTCCTGTCCGAATTCGCCGGGACCATGGCCGACAACAGCAGCGCACTGCCGGTGCTGGGCGCCTTGCTGGCCGCGCTGCACGCGCAGCGCCGGCAACAGGCGGCCGGGCAGGGCGTGGCGGTGGCGTGGTGGGCGCTGGCCGGTGCGCTGCTGGGCCTGGCGCTGGCCTGCAAGCTGACCAATGCGTCGTTCGCGCTTGCGCTGGGCGTGGCCGCGCTGGTCGCGGGCGGGCGCATGCGGCAACGCGTCGGCGGCGCCGCGGTGCTGACCGTGGTCACCGTGCTCGGCTTCGCGGTCCTGGCCGGGCCGTGGTTGCTGGGCGTGTGGAAGGCCTTCGGCAACCCGCTGTTCCCGCAGTTCAACAGCCATTTCCTGGCGCCGCTGGCGCAGCCGGTCGCGCTCAGCGATACGCGCTGGCTGCCGCAGGGCTGGCTGCAGTGGCTGAGTTGGCCGCTGCACTTCTCGTTCGCGCCGAACCGGGTCAGCGAGGTCGCCTTGCGGCAGATCGTCTGGCCATTGCTGTACCTGGTCGGTCTGGCCACGCTGCTGCGCTTCGCGCTGCGCCGGCCACCCCGGCCCGCGGTGGCCAGCGACGTGGTCGCGCCGGCATGGCGCGCGCTGCTGGTGTTCTTCGTGGTCGCGTACCTGGCCTGGCAGTCGGTCTTCAGCATCCAGCGTTACCTGGTGGTACCGGAGTTGCTGGCGCCGCTGCTGCTGTGGGTCGGGCTGCGGCGCTTGCTGCCGGCACGCATCGCCGCGCCGGCGGCGCGCTGGGCGCTGATCGCCTGCGCACTGGTCGCCATACAGGGCTGGGGCGACTGGGGCCACGAACGCTGGGCGCGCGCGGCGTTCCGGGTGCAGGCGCCGAGCATGCCGCAGCCGGCGCGCAGCCTGGTGCTGCTGGTCGGCGATGTGCCGCAGTCGTGGCGCATCCCGTTCCTGCCGGCGCAGGCGGCGTACGCGTCGGTGGCGTCCAATTTTCCCGAATCGCCGGCCTATGCCGAGCGCGTGCAGGCGCTGCTGGCCGAACGCGGCCAGGGCTATGCGCTGTTGCCGGCGACGGTGGATCGCAACGTCGCGCGCTTGCAGCGGCTCAATGCGCTGGCTGCGCGCCTGGGCCTGGACCGGGGGCCGGACTGCCGGCTGATGCGGCGCCTGGCGCACCGGCCGGTACGCGCGGCAGTGACCGAGCACGATGGCCGCTGCCAGTGGACGATCCTGCCGGAACGGGCCATCGACATCGCCGCCGGCGACCGCGAGGCGTTGGCCCTGGCCGACCGGCAGTTGGCCGGCTACGGCCTGGCCTTGCAGCTGGACACCTGCGCGGTCCACGAGTCCTGGGTCGGGCAGGCGCGCTTTCCGTACCAGTGGTGCCGGGTCGGCCGGCGCTGA
- a CDS encoding glycosyltransferase family 2 protein — MPSLSAAHAAAMPRIAVLVPCHNEAATIGQVIAAFAAQLPTASIHVFDNNSSDATIERARAAGAQVREVALQGKGNVVRRLFADVDADVYVLVDGDATYDAAMAPALIERLLRDGLDMVVGARRSDEVAAYRAGHRVGNVLLTRCVSFLFGRSFDDMLSGYRVFSRRYVKSFPAHAAGFETETELAVHALQLRMPVAEVATAYGARPQGSQSKLRTWHDGTRILLTILRLFKAERPLLFFSLGFGACVLLAFGLAVPLVLTYAHTGLVPRFPTAILCSALVLLGFLLLACGLILGTVTRGRVEAKRLAYLAIPALPSRSPSASATAEDDHA, encoded by the coding sequence ATGCCGAGTCTTTCTGCTGCCCACGCCGCGGCCATGCCGCGGATCGCGGTGCTGGTTCCCTGCCACAACGAAGCGGCCACGATCGGCCAGGTGATCGCCGCGTTCGCCGCGCAGTTGCCGACGGCGAGCATCCACGTGTTCGACAACAATTCCAGCGACGCCACCATCGAGCGCGCGCGCGCGGCCGGCGCGCAGGTGCGCGAAGTCGCGTTGCAGGGCAAGGGCAACGTGGTGCGGCGCCTGTTCGCCGATGTCGATGCCGACGTGTACGTGCTGGTCGATGGCGATGCGACCTACGACGCGGCGATGGCGCCGGCGCTGATCGAGCGCCTGCTGCGCGATGGCCTGGACATGGTGGTCGGCGCGCGGCGCAGCGACGAGGTCGCGGCCTATCGCGCCGGGCACCGCGTCGGCAACGTGCTGCTGACCCGCTGCGTGAGTTTCCTGTTCGGGCGCAGTTTCGACGACATGCTGTCCGGCTACCGGGTGTTCTCGCGGCGCTATGTGAAGTCGTTTCCCGCGCATGCCGCCGGCTTCGAGACCGAGACCGAACTGGCGGTGCACGCCCTGCAGTTGCGCATGCCGGTGGCGGAAGTGGCCACGGCCTACGGCGCGCGGCCGCAAGGGTCGCAAAGCAAGCTGCGTACCTGGCACGACGGCACGCGGATCCTGCTGACCATCCTGCGCCTGTTCAAGGCCGAGCGGCCGTTGCTGTTCTTCTCGCTGGGCTTCGGCGCCTGCGTGCTGTTGGCATTTGGGCTGGCGGTGCCGCTTGTGCTCACCTATGCGCACACCGGCCTGGTGCCGCGCTTCCCGACCGCAATCCTGTGTTCGGCGCTGGTGCTGCTCGGCTTCCTGTTGCTGGCCTGCGGGCTGATCCTGGGCACGGTCACCCGCGGCCGGGTCGAGGCCAAGCGCCTGGCCTATCTGGCGATCCCGGCGCTGCCGTCGCGTTCGCCGTCGGCGTCTGCCACTGCCGAAGACGACCACGCATGA
- a CDS encoding glycosyltransferase family 39 protein: protein MQGEQRARTTFMVLWMLVTAAKLLVAARLPLFVDEAFYWQEGQHLAAAYSDLPGLTAWLARLGVALGGDHLLALRAPFLLVSALMPWLIARIATRWFGAVAGWRAGSLTLLMPLSGTLGILALPDVPMALATILCMDASARLLRQIDAMSAVELALGLTLGALSHYRFAGVIGVGAIALLLIPQGRRMLRDPQVWVALAMGIVAWLPLLAWNADNGEAGVKFQLIDRHPWSFQPGGIAFVLIQGLLVTPLLAVAMWKVALVATRGGGSGGARVQWRYFGLLGGVSTLGIFLLGFFTDAERISFHWPLPGYLALLIAAPVILNGWPKRLRRATWLLTGIGLVGAFGYYLAVSVPSVREHAAGDKYYPRNFAGWKPLASAVRRELAAMPAGTQVLADNFKVGAELGFELGDADIQVLPHALNDKHGRSAQLRQWGLLGDGRRDGPRLLVLSPSDMKYRLLLQRYHAVCELVGPLPPPKVVSSDHGNQRFLLFALPAQRLPGPCTTPAMAWFNAPGVGDKVAPHFEVSGWAFKDGVGIARVEVLLDGKVAAQARYGETYDITAFWKISTDPGHPNVGFRAELDASGLAPGTHWLGLRLHGRDGSVEEWWEQPIELRRR from the coding sequence ATGCAAGGCGAACAACGTGCACGCACCACCTTCATGGTGCTGTGGATGCTGGTCACCGCAGCCAAGCTGCTGGTGGCCGCGCGCCTGCCGTTGTTCGTCGACGAGGCGTTCTATTGGCAGGAAGGCCAGCACCTGGCCGCCGCCTATTCGGATCTGCCCGGGCTGACCGCCTGGCTGGCGCGGCTGGGCGTGGCGCTCGGCGGCGACCACCTGTTGGCGCTGCGCGCGCCGTTCCTGCTGGTGTCGGCGTTGATGCCGTGGCTGATCGCGCGCATCGCCACGCGCTGGTTCGGTGCGGTGGCCGGCTGGCGCGCCGGCAGCCTGACCTTGCTGATGCCGCTGTCGGGCACGCTCGGCATCCTCGCCTTGCCGGACGTGCCGATGGCGCTGGCGACGATCCTGTGCATGGACGCCAGCGCGCGGCTGCTGCGCCAGATCGATGCGATGAGTGCGGTGGAACTGGCGCTGGGCCTGACCCTGGGCGCGCTGAGCCATTACCGCTTCGCCGGGGTGATCGGGGTCGGCGCGATCGCGCTGCTGCTGATCCCGCAGGGCCGGCGCATGCTGCGCGATCCGCAGGTGTGGGTGGCGCTGGCGATGGGCATCGTCGCCTGGCTGCCGCTGCTGGCCTGGAATGCGGACAACGGCGAGGCCGGGGTCAAGTTCCAGCTGATCGATCGGCATCCGTGGAGCTTCCAGCCCGGCGGCATCGCCTTCGTGCTGATCCAGGGCCTGCTGGTCACGCCGCTGCTGGCGGTGGCGATGTGGAAAGTGGCGCTGGTGGCCACCCGCGGCGGCGGCAGCGGCGGCGCACGCGTGCAGTGGCGCTATTTCGGCCTGCTCGGCGGCGTGTCCACGCTGGGCATCTTCCTGCTCGGCTTCTTCACCGATGCCGAGCGCATCAGTTTCCACTGGCCGTTGCCGGGCTATCTGGCCTTGCTGATCGCCGCGCCGGTGATCCTCAACGGCTGGCCGAAACGGCTGCGCCGCGCGACCTGGTTGCTGACCGGGATCGGTCTGGTCGGCGCGTTCGGCTATTACCTGGCGGTGTCGGTGCCGTCGGTGCGCGAGCATGCCGCTGGCGACAAGTACTACCCGCGCAACTTCGCCGGCTGGAAGCCGCTGGCCTCGGCAGTGCGCCGCGAACTGGCGGCGATGCCGGCGGGCACGCAGGTGCTGGCCGACAACTTCAAGGTCGGTGCCGAGCTCGGTTTCGAACTGGGCGATGCCGATATTCAGGTGCTGCCGCACGCGTTGAACGACAAGCACGGGCGCAGCGCGCAGCTGCGCCAGTGGGGCCTGCTCGGCGATGGCCGGCGCGATGGGCCGCGGCTGCTGGTGCTGTCGCCCAGCGACATGAAATACCGGCTGCTGCTGCAGCGCTATCACGCCGTGTGCGAACTGGTCGGCCCGTTGCCGCCGCCGAAGGTGGTGTCCAGCGATCACGGCAACCAGCGCTTCCTGCTGTTCGCGCTGCCGGCGCAACGCCTGCCTGGGCCGTGCACGACGCCGGCGATGGCCTGGTTCAACGCGCCGGGCGTGGGCGACAAGGTGGCGCCGCATTTCGAGGTGTCCGGCTGGGCGTTCAAGGATGGCGTGGGCATCGCCCGGGTCGAGGTGCTGCTCGACGGCAAGGTCGCCGCGCAGGCGCGCTACGGCGAGACCTACGACATCACCGCGTTCTGGAAGATCTCCACCGATCCGGGCCATCCCAACGTCGGCTTCCGCGCCGAACTCGATGCCAGCGGATTGGCGCCGGGCACGCATTGGCTCGGCCTGCGCCTGCATGGCCGCGACGGCAGCGTCGAGGAGTGGTGGGAGCAGCCGATCGAACTGCGCCGCCGCTGA
- a CDS encoding MoxR family ATPase — MPTPPRLQEMLTDTLREALAQAQQQVNSLVLGKPQQVRMAFVALLSGGHLLIEDLPGLGKTTLAHALAASLGLSFQRVQFTSDLLPADVLGVSVYDAQSRQFQFHPGPVFAHVLLADEINRAPPRTQSALLEAMAEQQVTLDGTTHPLPAPFFVIATQNPVDLSGTFPLPDSQLDRFLLRLALGYPSAESERALLSGSDRRDLIAQAQPLLSDTDMATLRHSVEQIHASDALVGYVQALLARSRQHPGVRVGLSPRAGIALLRAAKAHALLLGRAHALPEDVQALFVAVAEHRLVAEQESASGQALAKAILHSVAVD, encoded by the coding sequence ATGCCTACTCCGCCCCGCTTGCAGGAAATGCTAACCGATACGCTGCGCGAGGCGCTCGCGCAGGCCCAGCAGCAGGTCAATTCGCTGGTCCTGGGCAAGCCGCAGCAAGTGCGCATGGCGTTTGTCGCGCTGCTGTCCGGAGGACATCTGCTGATCGAGGACCTGCCCGGACTCGGCAAGACAACACTGGCGCATGCGCTGGCCGCGAGCCTGGGATTGAGCTTCCAACGCGTGCAGTTCACCTCCGACCTGCTGCCGGCCGACGTGCTCGGCGTGTCGGTGTACGACGCGCAATCGCGCCAGTTCCAGTTCCATCCCGGCCCGGTGTTCGCGCACGTGTTGCTCGCCGACGAGATCAACCGCGCGCCGCCGCGCACGCAGAGCGCGCTGCTGGAAGCGATGGCCGAACAGCAGGTCACCCTGGACGGCACCACGCATCCGCTGCCGGCGCCGTTCTTCGTCATCGCCACGCAGAATCCGGTGGACCTGTCGGGCACCTTTCCGCTGCCCGATTCGCAACTGGACCGCTTCCTGCTGCGGCTGGCGCTGGGCTATCCCAGCGCCGAATCCGAACGCGCGCTGCTCAGCGGCAGCGACCGCCGCGACCTGATCGCGCAGGCCCAGCCGCTGCTCAGCGACACCGACATGGCCACGCTGCGGCACAGCGTGGAACAGATCCACGCCAGCGACGCGCTGGTCGGCTACGTGCAGGCGCTGCTCGCGCGCAGCCGCCAGCATCCGGGCGTGCGCGTGGGCCTGTCGCCGCGTGCCGGCATCGCGCTGCTGCGCGCGGCCAAGGCGCACGCGCTGCTGCTCGGCCGCGCGCACGCGCTGCCCGAGGACGTGCAGGCGCTGTTCGTGGCGGTCGCCGAACATCGCCTGGTGGCCGAACAGGAATCGGCCTCCGGGCAAGCGCTGGCCAAGGCGATCCTGCACAGCGTGGCGGTGGACTGA
- a CDS encoding DUF58 domain-containing protein, with translation MRARLREWRQALARLARPRDPEPLPVRLDRRRIYILPTPFGGFLALLLGAMLLGALNYNNNPALLLAMLLGAAAIASAIAAHLQLSGLRLDALSAEPVAAGTPLRLRLALAAGDARQRRGLRVAHADRHTYIDLHGDGATEADLELPTERRGWLDLQRIRISTTQPLGLLRAWAWFWPDAPLLVYPQPEQDGPPLPHGDGTPTQTRLHALGEELQQLRPYRAGDAPRAISWKHSARRDTLLVREYERPIGVDVVLDWRSLPALPYERRIARLARWVNEAERDGRRYRLLLPGQPPLGPSRGPQHRHLCLRALALLPHG, from the coding sequence ATGCGGGCACGGCTGCGCGAGTGGCGGCAGGCGCTGGCACGGCTGGCGCGGCCGCGCGATCCCGAGCCGCTGCCGGTGCGGCTGGACCGGCGCCGCATCTACATCCTGCCCACGCCGTTCGGTGGCTTCCTGGCGCTGTTGCTCGGCGCGATGCTGCTCGGCGCGCTGAACTACAACAACAACCCCGCCTTGCTGCTGGCGATGCTGCTCGGCGCGGCCGCCATCGCCAGCGCGATCGCCGCCCACCTGCAGCTGTCGGGACTGCGCCTGGACGCGCTGTCGGCCGAACCGGTCGCGGCCGGCACGCCGCTGCGGCTGCGCCTGGCGCTGGCCGCCGGCGACGCCCGGCAGCGCCGCGGCCTGCGCGTGGCGCATGCCGACCGGCACACCTACATCGACCTGCACGGCGACGGCGCCACCGAAGCCGACCTGGAACTGCCCACCGAACGCCGCGGCTGGCTCGACCTGCAGCGCATCCGCATTTCCACCACCCAGCCGCTGGGCCTGCTGCGCGCCTGGGCCTGGTTCTGGCCGGACGCGCCGCTGTTGGTCTATCCGCAACCGGAGCAGGACGGGCCGCCGCTGCCGCACGGCGACGGCACCCCGACCCAGACCCGCCTGCACGCGCTCGGCGAAGAGCTGCAGCAGTTGCGCCCGTACCGCGCCGGGGATGCGCCGCGCGCGATCTCCTGGAAGCACTCGGCGCGCCGCGACACGTTGCTGGTGCGCGAATACGAACGCCCGATCGGCGTGGACGTGGTGCTGGACTGGCGCAGCCTGCCGGCGCTGCCCTACGAGCGCCGCATCGCGCGGCTGGCGCGCTGGGTCAACGAGGCCGAGCGCGACGGCCGCCGCTACCGCCTGCTGTTGCCGGGGCAGCCGCCGCTAGGCCCGAGCCGCGGCCCGCAACACCGGCACCTGTGCCTGCGCGCGCTGGCGCTGCTGCCGCATGGCTGA